A window of the Plasmodium vinckei vinckei genome assembly, chromosome: PVVCY_08 genome harbors these coding sequences:
- a CDS encoding mitochondrial import inner membrane translocase subunit TIM17, putative: MVQERDLAREPCPDRIIEDMGGAFGMGCIGGYIWHFLKGARNSPKGDMLSGALYSSRMRAPILGGNFAVWGGTFSCFDCTFQYIRKKEDHWNAIGSGFFTGGVLAMRGGWRSSSRNAIVGGVLLAIIEFVSMVLTRKTTPTPRQQFQQQMEMEKKMAAQKTK; this comes from the coding sequence atggttcAAGAAAGAGATTTAGCAAGGGAGCCTTGCCCAGATAGAATAATAGAAGACATGGGTGGGGCATTTGGTATGGGATGTATAGGTGGATATATATGGCATTTTTTAAAGGGCGCAAGAAATAGCCCTAAAGGAGATATGTTAAGTGGGGCTTTATATAGTAGTCGTATGAGGGCACCGATATTAGGTGGTAATTTTGCTGTATGGGGTGGAACATTTAGCTGTTTTGATTGTACATTTCAATATATAAGAAAGAAAGAAGATCATTGGAATGCTATTGGAAGTGGATTTTTTACTGGTGGTGTTTTAGCTATGAGAGGAGGGTGGCGATCTTCTTCGAGAAATGCAATAGTGGGGGGCGTTTTATTAGCCATTATAGAATTTGTTTCAATGGTGTTAACACGTAAAACAACACCAACGCCTAGACAACAATTTCAACAGCAAATggaaatggaaaaaaaaatggcaGCTCAAAAaactaaataa
- a CDS encoding mitochondrial acidic protein MAM33, putative, whose protein sequence is MNFLRRNTVSLCKSHALNKTLNNSGNVFSKLSKRKFTDINSITKCNQRAQAKFNFGDGRKYASSEAQKLSEVVKSEVQHEKSNYEAPENIKKFLQNSGWKFEEQEGDVNMVLTKNVDDMKVIIDFQLVSPFQAEGENEAQAEMTDFSVTVEKPNKQGGITFYCTTLQNDEKFRYMIGNVKYYKNEEGKNSVSSYNGPEFEDLDDSLQTSLDEWLANLGVDSELCDFIDSCSIDKEQREYMSWLQNISKFIES, encoded by the coding sequence atgaattttCTACGTAGAAACACTGTGAGCTTATGCAAAAGCCACGCTTTAAATAAAACCCTGAACAATTCAGGAAATGTATTTTCAAAACTAAGTAAACGAAAATTTACAGATATTAACAGTATTACAAAGTGTAACCAAAGGGCTCAAGCCAAATTTAACTTTGGTGATGGAAGAAAATACGCTTCAAGTGAAGCTCAGAAATTGTCAGAGGTTGTAAAATCAGAAGTTCAACATGAGAAATCAAATTATGAAGCCCctgaaaatattaagaaatttttacaaaattcaGGATGGAAATTTGAAGAGCAAGAAGGAGATGTAAATATGGTATTGACAAAAAATGTAGACGATATGAAAGTTATTATTGATTTTCAGCTTGTATCTCCATTCCAAGCGGAAGGAGAAAATGAAGCTCAAGCTGAAATGACTGATTTTTCAGTAACGGTTGAAAAACCAAATAAGCAAGGAGGCATAACTTTTTACTGTACTACTTTGCAAAATGACGAAAAATTTAGATATATGATAGGAAATgtcaaatattataaaaatgaagagGGAAAAAACTCTGTATCATCTTACAATGGCCCAGAATTTGAAGATTTGGACGACTCTTTACAAACATCACTTGATGAATGGCTAGCAAATTTAGGAGTCGACTCAGAATTGTGTGACTTTATTGATTCATGTAGCATTGATAAAGAACAAAGAGAATATATGTCTTGGTTACAAAAcatttcaaaatttattgaatcctaa
- a CDS encoding methionine aminopeptidase 2, putative, with product MNKRDGKNKSGNQKEKNDKSGGSKISNKTPQNEKAVKENEKKEDNLIEEAKIKNEVNDSEKNDCTKKENKENKTQDNKNNNDAKKKNNKKGNNNNGGNKSGNVNNQGNEKGGKKSKGKKKGDKLDSILDEFKKEIGEIKIKKCEEKEEKKAEEIKYKIDFDLDEIKKIKKSIVIKEHLVEEQDNKHIRLLKNWPQVENSIQTSPATIPIEMVYKNNNYPIGEILNYNNYVLSGQSLQEKKELEKLSIDYYQDLRKAAECHRQVRKYIQTYIKPGRKMIDIVQKTEQKTKELILSHKLKCGWGFPTGVSLNNCAAHYTPNYGDETVLKEDDVCKLDFGVHVNGYIIDCAFTIAFNDKYDNLIKATQDGTNTGIKEAGIDARMCDIGEAIQEAIESYEIELNQKVYPIKPISNLRGHSICKYVIHGGKCVPIVKQQEKHEIMEEGDLFAIETFASTGKGYVVHENDCSHYMRNRDVQYAPIRLNSAKTLLKVINDKFDTLPFCNRWLDDLGQTRHFMSLKTLIDLNIVEPYPPLCDIKNSFTSQMEHTILLRPTCKEVLSRGPDF from the coding sequence ATGAATAAAAGAGAcgggaaaaataaaagcgGGAAccagaaagaaaaaaatgacaaatCTGGAGGATCAAAGATTTCTAACAAAACCCCACAAAATGAGAAAGCTGTAAAagaaaacgaaaaaaaagaagataatCTTATAGAAGaagcaaaaataaaaaatgaggtGAATgatagtgaaaaaaatgattgtacaaaaaaagaaaacaaggaaaataaaactcaagataacaaaaataataatgatgccaaaaagaaaaacaacaaaaaaGGAAACAACAATAATGGGGGTAATAAAAGTggaaatgtaaataatcaAGGCAATGAAAAGGgaggaaaaaaaagtaagggtaaaaaaaaaggggaTAAATTGGATTCGATACTTGACGAATTTAAGAAAGAAATTGGagaaatcaaaataaaaaaatgtgaagaaaaagaagagAAAAAGGCTGAAGAAATTAAGTACAAAATTGATTTTGATCtcgatgaaataaaaaaaataaaaaaaagtatagtAATAAAAGAACATTTAGTAGAAGAACAAGATAATAAGCATATAcgattattaaaaaattggcCCCAAGTTGAAAACAGTATACAAACAAGTCCAGCAACTATACCTATTGAAATggtttacaaaaataataattaccCAATTGgtgaaatattaaattataataattatgtattaAGTGGTCAATCATtacaagaaaaaaaagaattagaAAAATTGAGTATTGATTATTATCAAGATTTAAGAAAAGCTGCTGAATGTCATAGGCAAgttagaaaatatattcaaacatatattaaacCTGGAAGAAAAATGATAGATATAGTACAAAAAACAGaacaaaaaacaaaagaattaattttatcacataaattaaaatgcGGATGGGGATTTCCAACAGGTGTCtcattaaataattgtGCAGCACATTATACCCCCAATTATGGTGATGAAACAGTTCTAAAAGAGGATGATGTATGTAAGTTAGATTTTGGAGTTCATGTGAATGGATATATAATTGATTGTGCCTTTACAATAGCatttaatgataaataCGATAATCTTATTAAAGCTACACAAGATGGTACAAATACTGGTATTAAAGAAGCAGGTATAGATGCAAGAATGTGCGATATTGGTGAAGCTATACAAGAAGCTATAGAATCATATGAAATTGAATTAAATCAAAAAGTATATCCAATAAAACCTATATCAAATTTAAGAGGACATtcaatatgtaaatatgttATACATGGGGGTAAATGCGTGCCTATCGTTAAACAGCAAGAAAAACATGAAATTATGGAAGAAGGTGATTTATTTGCTATTGAAACATTTGCATCAACAGGAAAAGGTTATGTAGTACATGAAAATGATTGTTCGCATTATATGAGAAATCGGGATGTGCAATATGCACCTATAAGATTAAATTCAGCaaaaacattattaaaagttataaatgataaatttgATACTTTACCATTTTGTAATAGATGGTTAGATGATTTAGGCCAAACAAGACATTTTATGTCATTAAAAACATTGATAGATTTAAATATTGTAGAGCCATATCCCCCTCTTTGTGATATCAAAAATTCTTTCACCTCACAAATGGAACATACTATTTTGTTGAGACCTACTTGTAAGGAAGTTTTATCTCGTGGCCCAGATTTTTAA